In Herbaspirillum sp. WKF16, one genomic interval encodes:
- a CDS encoding LysR family transcriptional regulator: protein MISDQDGEPGSPINETRLPSLLALRCFEAAARLENFTRAAAELHLTHGAVSRAVRMLEEDLGVPLFDRRSRRVFLTDAGRQLAHAVRDGLGLMRGAVRELRAQARRSRQWVLSCEPTLLMRWLIPRWPDFQRRHPQLDIHLVAGGGPVSFGNGIDLAIRRDDFRLPEGVHAARLFAEQVGPVCRPEQAAEWFTSRAPKLRAGAPRLHSKTRRDAWRTWASAVGAHLPNAPEHAFEHFYFSLQAAVAGLGVAIGPWQLVRDDIASGVLAAPLGFVGDGSHYCLLSPAPIDAGSVQDDLLAWLRGKA, encoded by the coding sequence ATGATTTCTGACCAGGATGGTGAGCCAGGCTCACCGATAAATGAGACCCGGCTGCCGTCGCTGCTGGCGCTGCGCTGCTTCGAAGCCGCCGCGCGACTGGAGAATTTCACGCGCGCCGCGGCTGAATTGCACCTCACGCACGGCGCCGTCAGCCGCGCCGTGCGCATGCTGGAGGAAGACCTCGGCGTGCCGTTGTTCGACCGGCGCAGCCGTCGCGTCTTCCTGACCGACGCGGGGCGCCAGCTGGCGCACGCGGTGCGTGACGGCCTGGGCCTGATGCGCGGCGCCGTGCGCGAACTGCGCGCGCAGGCGCGTCGCTCGCGGCAATGGGTTCTTTCCTGCGAGCCTACGTTGCTGATGCGCTGGCTGATCCCGCGCTGGCCCGACTTCCAGCGCCGCCATCCGCAGCTTGACATCCACCTGGTGGCCGGCGGCGGCCCGGTGTCCTTCGGCAACGGCATCGACCTGGCCATACGGCGCGACGATTTCCGGCTGCCGGAGGGCGTGCACGCCGCCAGGCTGTTCGCGGAGCAGGTCGGTCCGGTGTGCCGTCCGGAACAGGCGGCGGAGTGGTTCACCAGCCGGGCGCCCAAGCTGCGCGCCGGCGCGCCGCGCCTGCACAGCAAGACGCGCAGGGATGCCTGGCGCACCTGGGCGAGCGCCGTCGGCGCGCACTTGCCCAACGCCCCGGAGCACGCGTTCGAACACTTTTACTTCAGCCTGCAGGCGGCGGTGGCCGGGCTGGGCGTGGCCATCGGGCCATGGCAGCTGGTGCGCGACGACATCGCTTCAGGCGTGTTGGCCGCGCCGCTGGGATTCGTCGGGGACGGATCGCATTACTGCCTGCTCTCGCCCGCCCCGATTGACGCCGGCAGCGTGCAGGACGATCTGCTGGCCTGGTTGCGCGGCAAGGCCTGA
- a CDS encoding LysE family transporter, producing the protein MDTSMVSATTAMAPAAAEVLAVVTITVLAVVSPGPDFAMVSRNSLLLSRRAGVLTALGIGGGVFVHVGYTLLGLGLLIQQSLWLFNAIKLAGAAYLIYLGIRMMRAKPGADAATGQEPDAAAVSDLAALRMGFLTNALNPKTTVFIVSLFMQVVSPGTSLGVQLAYGVFIAAAHVAWFALVAVCFSGGGARRRLLAARHWIDRAFGALLVTFGLMLAAAQGSR; encoded by the coding sequence ATGGATACATCGATGGTGTCCGCGACGACGGCGATGGCGCCGGCCGCGGCCGAAGTGTTAGCCGTTGTCACGATCACGGTGCTGGCGGTCGTCAGCCCCGGGCCGGATTTCGCCATGGTCTCGCGCAACAGCCTGCTGCTGTCGCGGCGCGCCGGCGTGCTGACGGCACTGGGCATCGGCGGTGGGGTATTCGTGCATGTGGGCTACACCTTGCTCGGCCTGGGATTGCTGATCCAGCAGTCGCTGTGGCTGTTCAACGCCATCAAGTTGGCCGGCGCGGCGTACCTGATCTACCTGGGAATCCGGATGATGCGCGCGAAGCCGGGCGCGGATGCGGCCACCGGGCAGGAGCCGGACGCCGCGGCCGTCTCCGACCTGGCGGCGCTGCGGATGGGTTTCCTGACCAACGCCTTGAATCCCAAGACGACGGTATTCATCGTCAGCCTGTTCATGCAGGTGGTCAGTCCCGGCACGAGCCTGGGCGTGCAGCTGGCCTACGGGGTGTTCATCGCGGCTGCGCACGTGGCGTGGTTCGCCCTGGTGGCGGTGTGCTTTTCCGGCGGCGGGGCGCGGCGGCGCCTGCTGGCGGCGCGACACTGGATAGATCGGGCGTTCGGCGCGCTGCTGGTGACCTTTGGCCTGATGTTGGCCGCGGCCCAGGGCTCGCGCTGA
- a CDS encoding carbohydrate kinase family protein, whose protein sequence is MTRPAEFVVFGEALTDFIRQPDGQWRAIPGGACWNVARASSRLGVATGYAGSVSADVFGQELYALTQEAGLDMRFTQQLAKAPLLAMVTSTTPPDYFFIGDDSADLHFDPERLPAGWLDEARVLHFGCISLAREPLASRLLQVAQAAAMRGRKIAFDPNWRKLMDHPSYRILLRELLSLSHFVKVSDEDLERLFPGDANALATLRAMAPRAEILLTLGAQGMRLFKDEQVIDQAAYRVEVVDTVGCGDASMGGWIASRLRQPEAPPQVHLQCAAAGAAIAASKAGAYAATWDEVQALIARA, encoded by the coding sequence ATGACCCGACCCGCAGAATTCGTCGTCTTCGGCGAAGCCCTGACCGACTTCATCCGCCAGCCCGACGGCCAGTGGCGCGCCATTCCCGGCGGCGCCTGCTGGAACGTGGCGCGCGCGTCCTCGCGCCTGGGCGTGGCCACCGGCTACGCCGGCAGCGTCAGCGCCGACGTGTTCGGCCAGGAGCTGTACGCGCTCACGCAGGAGGCCGGACTGGACATGCGCTTCACCCAGCAGCTGGCGAAGGCACCGCTGCTGGCGATGGTGACCTCCACCACCCCGCCCGACTATTTCTTCATCGGCGACGACAGCGCCGACCTGCATTTCGACCCGGAACGCCTGCCCGCCGGCTGGCTGGACGAAGCCCGCGTGCTGCACTTCGGCTGCATCAGCCTGGCGCGCGAGCCCCTGGCCTCGCGCCTGCTGCAGGTGGCGCAAGCCGCCGCCATGCGCGGCAGGAAGATCGCCTTCGATCCCAACTGGCGCAAGCTGATGGATCATCCGTCCTACCGCATCCTGCTGCGCGAGCTGCTCTCGCTGTCGCACTTCGTGAAGGTGTCGGACGAAGACCTGGAACGCCTCTTTCCCGGCGACGCCAATGCCCTGGCGACGCTGCGCGCGATGGCGCCGCGCGCCGAGATCCTGCTCACGCTGGGGGCGCAGGGCATGCGGCTGTTCAAGGACGAACAGGTGATCGACCAGGCGGCCTACCGGGTCGAGGTGGTCGACACGGTCGGTTGCGGAGACGCCTCCATGGGCGGCTGGATTGCCAGCCGGCTGCGCCAGCCCGAGGCGCCGCCGCAAGTCCACCTGCAATGCGCGGCGGCCGGGGCGGCCATTGCCGCTTCCAAGGCCGGCGCCTACGCGGCGACCTGGGACGAGGTGCAGGCGCTCATCGCGCGCGCCTGA
- a CDS encoding sugar-binding transcriptional regulator has protein sequence MSSGASKLDLAARAAWMYYVAGNTQNEIAERLGISRQMAQRMVAYAADANLVKVQITHPVSSCLELAQGLQERYGLEVCRVVPGAGGAANAHESQEMQQMLAVAGAELMEQYLSSEQPLVVNVGSGRTLKAAIEKISEMERPQHQIVSMIGAFASDGSANRYDVALQAAEKLQARFYLLPAPRVAESESDRRQWCNHRAYKIVTGLAERADITFLGIGTIALQGAMHEDGFIDDSEVAELQKQGAVGEMICHAFDREGRILPSTLASRVTTPPLAQQPRRPVIAFAGGSKKAEAVRGALRGGWLTGLVTDEVCARRALEDN, from the coding sequence ATGTCTTCAGGCGCATCCAAACTCGACCTGGCGGCGCGCGCCGCCTGGATGTACTACGTAGCCGGCAACACCCAGAACGAAATCGCCGAACGGCTCGGCATCTCGCGCCAGATGGCGCAGCGCATGGTGGCCTATGCCGCCGACGCCAACCTGGTGAAGGTGCAGATCACGCATCCGGTATCGTCCTGCCTGGAACTGGCGCAAGGCCTGCAGGAGCGCTACGGCCTGGAAGTCTGCCGGGTGGTGCCGGGCGCCGGCGGCGCCGCCAATGCGCATGAATCGCAAGAGATGCAGCAGATGCTGGCGGTGGCCGGCGCCGAGCTGATGGAGCAATACCTGAGTTCGGAGCAGCCGCTGGTGGTCAATGTCGGCTCGGGCCGCACGCTCAAGGCCGCCATCGAAAAGATCAGCGAGATGGAGCGGCCGCAGCACCAGATCGTCTCGATGATCGGCGCCTTCGCCTCCGACGGCTCGGCCAACCGCTACGACGTCGCGCTGCAGGCGGCCGAAAAGCTGCAGGCGCGCTTCTACCTGCTGCCGGCGCCGCGCGTGGCCGAAAGCGAGAGCGACCGCAGGCAATGGTGCAACCACCGCGCCTACAAGATCGTGACCGGCCTGGCCGAACGTGCCGACATCACCTTCCTCGGCATCGGCACCATCGCGCTGCAGGGCGCGATGCACGAGGACGGCTTCATCGACGACAGCGAAGTGGCCGAGCTGCAAAAACAGGGCGCGGTGGGCGAGATGATCTGCCACGCCTTCGACCGCGAGGGCCGCATCCTGCCCTCGACGCTGGCCTCGCGCGTGACCACGCCGCCGCTGGCGCAGCAGCCGCGGCGCCCGGTGATCGCCTTCGCCGGCGGCAGCAAGAAGGCCGAGGCGGTGCGCGGCGCGCTGCGCGGCGGCTGGCTCACCGGCCTGGTCACCGACGAGGTCTGCGCGCGCCGCGCGCTTGAGGACAACTGA
- a CDS encoding ABC transporter substrate-binding protein has product MRTIAPSSVRFTLAAAAVSALFLSAAVRAEPVTLNIASINNPDMIELQKLAPQFEKANPDIKLRWVTMEESVLRQRLTTDIATNSGQFDLMTIGAYEAPIWAKKGWLAPMSGLPADYDEADLIKPVREGLSVEGKLYALPFYAESSMTYYRKDLFEQKKLTMPQQPTWDEVAKLAAQLHDPAKGVYGICLRGRAGWGENMAIVTTMANAWGGRWFDEKWQPQLSQPEWKKSVAFYVDLMRKYGPPGASSNGFNENLVLFSSGKCGMWVDATVAAGMLYHGKDSKVSDKTAFAPAPKAVTDKGSHWLWIWSLAVPKSSKSPEAAKKFAAWATSKEYINLVAKDSGWALVPPGTRSSTYASAEYKKVSPFSDFVLDAIQTADANNPTVKPVPYTGVQFATIPEFQSIGTVTGQAIAGALAGKTTSDAALDAAQAQAVRMMRQGRYIK; this is encoded by the coding sequence ATGCGTACCATCGCCCCAAGCAGCGTTCGCTTCACCCTGGCCGCCGCGGCCGTTTCAGCCCTGTTCCTGTCCGCCGCCGTGCGCGCCGAACCGGTCACGCTCAATATCGCGTCGATCAACAATCCCGACATGATCGAGCTGCAAAAGCTGGCCCCGCAGTTCGAGAAGGCCAATCCCGACATCAAGCTGCGCTGGGTCACGATGGAAGAGAGCGTGCTGCGCCAGCGCCTCACCACCGACATCGCCACCAACAGCGGCCAGTTCGACCTGATGACCATCGGCGCGTATGAAGCGCCGATCTGGGCCAAGAAGGGCTGGCTGGCGCCGATGAGCGGCCTGCCGGCGGACTACGACGAAGCCGACCTGATCAAGCCGGTGCGCGAGGGCCTGTCGGTGGAAGGCAAGCTGTACGCGCTGCCGTTCTACGCCGAAAGCTCGATGACCTACTACCGGAAGGATCTGTTCGAGCAAAAGAAGCTGACCATGCCGCAGCAGCCTACCTGGGACGAGGTCGCCAAGCTGGCGGCCCAACTGCACGACCCGGCCAAGGGCGTGTATGGCATCTGCCTGCGCGGACGCGCCGGCTGGGGCGAGAACATGGCTATCGTCACCACCATGGCCAACGCCTGGGGCGGCCGCTGGTTCGACGAGAAGTGGCAGCCGCAGCTGTCACAGCCGGAATGGAAGAAGTCGGTCGCCTTCTACGTCGACCTGATGCGCAAGTACGGGCCGCCCGGCGCCAGCTCCAACGGCTTCAATGAAAACCTGGTGCTGTTCTCCAGCGGCAAGTGCGGCATGTGGGTCGACGCCACGGTAGCGGCCGGCATGCTGTATCACGGCAAGGATTCCAAGGTCTCCGACAAGACCGCGTTCGCGCCGGCGCCCAAGGCCGTGACCGACAAGGGTTCGCACTGGTTGTGGATCTGGTCGCTGGCGGTGCCGAAGTCCTCCAAGTCGCCGGAGGCGGCCAAGAAGTTCGCCGCCTGGGCCACCTCCAAGGAGTACATCAACCTGGTCGCCAAGGACAGCGGCTGGGCCCTGGTGCCGCCGGGCACGCGCAGCTCGACCTACGCCTCGGCCGAGTACAAGAAGGTCTCGCCGTTCTCCGACTTCGTGCTCGATGCGATCCAGACCGCCGACGCCAACAACCCGACCGTCAAGCCGGTGCCCTACACCGGCGTGCAGTTCGCCACCATCCCCGAGTTCCAGTCGATCGGCACGGTGACCGGACAGGCCATCGCCGGCGCGCTGGCCGGCAAGACCACCTCGGATGCGGCGCTGGATGCGGCGCAGGCGCAGGCGGTGCGGATGATGCGCCAAGGCCGCTACATCAAGTAA
- a CDS encoding carbohydrate ABC transporter permease, which translates to MQSPSTPASRTPPKAARPVGRAGAPQRFNPVRLLQAPSVLILLAWMIVPLAMTIYFSVNRYNLMAPDQTGFVGLENYVFLLEDPAFWPSIGNTALLIGSVLAISVIGGTLLAVLFDQPFRGRGIARLLVIGPFFVMPTVAALIWKNMIMHPVYGMLAFVMRHLGMEPIDWLAQYPMFSVIVIVAWQWIPFAFLILLTALQSLDTDQKEAAQLDGAGPVRIFFYIVLPHLKRAITVVIMIETIFLLSVFAEIFTTTAGGPGTETTNLTFLVYAIGLQQFDIGIASAGGIFAVVLANIVSFFLVRMLARNLKGVNEK; encoded by the coding sequence ATGCAGAGTCCATCGACCCCCGCTTCCCGCACGCCGCCCAAGGCCGCCAGGCCCGTCGGCCGCGCCGGCGCGCCGCAGCGCTTCAACCCCGTGCGCCTGCTGCAGGCGCCTTCGGTGCTGATCCTGCTGGCCTGGATGATCGTGCCGCTGGCGATGACCATCTATTTTTCGGTCAACCGCTACAACCTGATGGCGCCCGACCAGACCGGCTTCGTCGGCCTGGAAAACTACGTCTTCCTGCTGGAGGATCCGGCCTTCTGGCCCTCCATCGGCAACACCGCATTGCTGATCGGCTCGGTGCTGGCCATCAGCGTGATCGGCGGCACCCTGCTGGCGGTGCTGTTCGACCAGCCCTTCCGCGGCCGCGGCATTGCGCGCCTGCTGGTGATCGGGCCCTTCTTCGTGATGCCCACGGTGGCCGCGCTGATCTGGAAAAACATGATCATGCATCCGGTCTACGGCATGCTGGCCTTCGTCATGCGCCACCTCGGCATGGAGCCGATCGACTGGCTGGCGCAGTACCCGATGTTCTCGGTGATCGTGATCGTCGCCTGGCAGTGGATCCCGTTCGCCTTCCTGATCCTGCTGACCGCGCTGCAGTCGCTCGACACCGACCAGAAGGAAGCCGCCCAGCTCGACGGCGCCGGCCCGGTACGCATCTTCTTCTACATCGTGCTGCCGCACCTGAAGCGCGCCATCACGGTGGTGATCATGATCGAGACCATTTTCCTGCTCTCGGTGTTCGCCGAGATCTTCACCACCACCGCCGGCGGTCCCGGCACCGAAACCACCAACCTGACCTTCCTGGTCTACGCCATCGGCCTGCAGCAGTTCGACATCGGCATCGCCTCGGCCGGCGGCATCTTCGCCGTGGTGCTGGCCAACATCGTGTCCTTCTTCCTGGTGCGCATGCTGGCCAGGAACCTGAAAGGAGTGAACGAAAAATGA
- a CDS encoding HAD family hydrolase: MMTRQPITHLVCDCDGVLLDSESIALRVLHRELLPLLPANADAARGAALHDAIASRLGMYTDLLLDELDAEFSLALSAPQVLRIHETVGRACGEEAQPVPGIAEALQAIRLPRAVASNSDAPRIEAGLRRCGLYNQFEGRIYSAHAVGKPKPAPDVYLAAAAGFGVDPERCVAIDDSATGVRAAVAAGMHVLGFTGVAHDRKAMARQLKEAGAHKVFDDMKQFPELICELIWLR; the protein is encoded by the coding sequence ATGATGACGCGGCAACCGATCACGCACCTGGTGTGCGACTGCGACGGCGTGCTGCTCGACAGCGAGAGCATCGCGCTGCGCGTGCTGCATCGCGAACTGCTGCCGCTGCTGCCCGCCAACGCCGATGCGGCGCGCGGCGCGGCACTGCACGACGCCATCGCCAGCCGGCTCGGCATGTACACCGACCTGCTGCTCGACGAGCTGGACGCCGAGTTCTCGCTGGCCCTGAGCGCGCCGCAGGTCTTGCGCATCCACGAGACCGTGGGCCGCGCCTGCGGCGAAGAGGCGCAGCCGGTGCCGGGCATCGCCGAGGCCTTGCAGGCGATCCGCCTGCCGCGCGCGGTGGCCAGCAACAGCGACGCCCCGCGCATCGAGGCCGGACTGCGCCGCTGCGGCCTGTACAACCAGTTCGAGGGCCGCATCTACAGCGCGCACGCGGTGGGCAAGCCCAAGCCGGCGCCGGACGTCTACCTGGCGGCGGCGGCCGGTTTCGGCGTCGATCCCGAGCGCTGCGTGGCCATCGACGACAGCGCCACCGGCGTGCGCGCGGCGGTGGCTGCCGGCATGCATGTACTGGGCTTCACCGGCGTGGCGCACGACCGCAAGGCGATGGCGCGCCAGCTGAAGGAAGCCGGCGCGCACAAGGTATTCGACGATATGAAGCAGTTTCCGGAGTTGATCTGCGAGCTGATCTGGCTGCGCTGA
- a CDS encoding ABC transporter ATP-binding protein codes for MAAVSIRNLAKRYEDNEVMRDINLEIDDGEFVVFVGPSGCGKSTLLRMIAGLEEISDGDLDIGARRMNDVPASKRGVAMVFQSYALYPHMSLYDNMAFGLKIAGKSKAEIDSAVQHAAKILHIDHLLDRKPRALSGGQRQRVAIGRAITRQPSVFLFDEPLSNLDAALRVKMRLEFAKLHDDLKTTMIYVTHDQIEAMTLADKIVVLSEGRIEQVGSPQQLYHHPANRFVAGFIGSPKMNFIDGTVIAVQADGVLVQLPAGGRQLAAVDGSGLQAGEKVTLGVRPEHLNIAQGQAALQARFTALELLGDFSYLYAAYDGADEPLILRVPDSLNPAHGSVLGLAADAARCHLFRQDGQALPRLAAAPAVQH; via the coding sequence ATGGCAGCAGTAAGCATCCGTAACCTGGCCAAGCGCTACGAAGACAACGAGGTCATGCGCGACATCAACCTGGAGATCGACGACGGCGAGTTCGTGGTCTTCGTCGGCCCTTCCGGCTGCGGCAAATCTACCCTGCTGCGCATGATCGCCGGCCTGGAAGAGATCAGCGACGGCGACCTCGACATCGGCGCGCGCCGCATGAACGACGTGCCGGCCTCCAAGCGCGGCGTGGCCATGGTGTTTCAGTCCTATGCGCTGTACCCGCACATGAGCCTGTACGACAACATGGCCTTCGGCCTGAAGATCGCCGGCAAGTCCAAGGCCGAGATCGACAGCGCGGTGCAGCACGCGGCCAAGATCCTGCACATCGACCACCTGCTGGACCGCAAGCCGCGCGCGCTGTCCGGCGGCCAGCGCCAGCGCGTGGCGATCGGCCGCGCCATCACGCGCCAGCCCAGCGTGTTCCTGTTCGACGAGCCGCTCTCCAACCTCGACGCCGCGCTGCGCGTGAAGATGCGCCTGGAGTTCGCCAAGCTGCACGACGACCTCAAGACCACCATGATCTACGTCACCCACGACCAGATCGAGGCGATGACGCTGGCCGACAAGATCGTGGTGCTCTCCGAAGGCCGCATCGAACAGGTGGGTTCGCCTCAGCAGCTGTATCACCACCCGGCCAACCGCTTCGTGGCCGGCTTCATCGGCTCGCCGAAGATGAATTTCATCGACGGCACGGTGATCGCGGTGCAAGCCGACGGCGTGCTCGTGCAGCTGCCCGCGGGCGGCCGCCAGCTGGCCGCGGTCGATGGTTCCGGCCTGCAGGCGGGCGAGAAGGTCACGCTGGGCGTGCGTCCCGAGCACCTGAACATCGCCCAGGGCCAGGCCGCGCTGCAGGCGCGCTTCACGGCGCTGGAGTTGCTGGGCGATTTCTCCTATCTCTATGCCGCCTATGACGGCGCCGACGAACCGCTGATCCTGCGCGTGCCCGACAGCCTGAACCCCGCGCACGGCAGCGTGCTGGGACTGGCGGCCGATGCGGCGCGTTGCCACCTGTTCCGCCAGGACGGGCAGGCCCTGCCGCGCCTGGCGGCGGCGCCGGCCGTGCAGCATTGA
- the dalD gene encoding D-arabinitol 4-dehydrogenase: MTSVATTQDQHTTQTAQADDSLTWLHIGAGSFHRAHQAVYLHQLRESGADRRWQLALANIRADMGPLLEALARQQGSYTLETVTPQGQRSYQRIASIGRIIAWDEQLTQLIAAGAEERTRIISFTVTEGGYYLDHAFRLDTANPDLADDLRCPLDGSGRPRTIYGAIAAILQARSQAHPQAALTLLNCDNLRHNGERFRDGLLQFLALRREPGLAQWVERFTSCPNDMVDRITPRPTPAVAERVKQATGVDDPCALMGESFIQWVIEDDFKAGRPRLEDAGVEMVSSVLPYEEAKIRILNASHSCIAWAGTLAGLQYIHEGTLREDIHRMAHDYVTQDVIPCLTPSPIDLAAYRDTTLARFGNPAIQDTNQRVAADGYSKIPGFIRPTLQESLAAGRAPRATAMLPALFFVFLQRWNEGRLPYQYQDGIFDPQAARAMLAATDPVKAYCDDVVLWGQLAGDERLLALVREGVERVGQWLAQGNK; the protein is encoded by the coding sequence ATGACAAGCGTCGCCACCACCCAAGACCAACACACCACGCAAACCGCGCAAGCCGACGACAGCCTCACCTGGCTGCACATCGGCGCCGGCTCCTTCCACCGCGCGCACCAGGCGGTCTACCTGCACCAGCTGCGCGAGAGCGGCGCCGATCGCCGCTGGCAGCTGGCGCTGGCCAATATCCGCGCCGACATGGGGCCGCTGCTGGAGGCGCTGGCGCGCCAGCAGGGCAGCTACACGCTGGAGACCGTCACGCCGCAGGGCCAGCGCAGCTACCAGCGCATTGCCTCCATCGGCCGCATCATCGCCTGGGACGAGCAGCTCACGCAGCTCATCGCCGCCGGCGCCGAGGAGCGCACGCGCATCATCTCCTTTACCGTCACCGAGGGCGGCTACTACCTCGACCATGCCTTCAGGCTCGACACCGCCAATCCCGACCTGGCCGACGACCTGCGCTGCCCGCTCGACGGCAGCGGCCGTCCGCGCACCATCTACGGCGCCATCGCCGCCATCCTGCAGGCGCGCAGCCAGGCGCACCCGCAGGCCGCGCTGACGCTGCTGAACTGCGACAACCTGCGCCACAACGGCGAGCGTTTCCGCGACGGCCTGCTGCAATTCCTGGCGCTGCGCCGCGAGCCGGGGCTGGCGCAATGGGTGGAACGCTTCACCAGCTGCCCCAACGACATGGTGGACCGCATCACGCCGCGCCCGACCCCGGCCGTGGCCGAACGCGTGAAGCAGGCCACCGGCGTGGACGACCCTTGCGCGCTGATGGGCGAATCCTTCATCCAGTGGGTGATCGAGGACGACTTCAAGGCCGGCCGCCCGCGCCTGGAAGATGCCGGGGTGGAGATGGTGAGCTCGGTGCTGCCCTACGAGGAAGCCAAGATCCGCATCCTCAACGCCAGCCACAGCTGCATCGCCTGGGCCGGCACGCTGGCCGGCCTGCAGTACATCCACGAGGGCACGCTGCGCGAGGACATCCACCGCATGGCGCATGACTACGTGACGCAGGACGTGATCCCCTGCCTCACGCCCAGCCCGATCGACCTGGCCGCCTACCGCGACACCACGCTGGCGCGCTTCGGCAACCCGGCCATCCAGGACACCAACCAGCGCGTGGCCGCCGACGGCTACTCCAAGATCCCCGGCTTCATCCGCCCGACGCTGCAGGAGAGCCTGGCGGCTGGACGCGCGCCGCGCGCCACGGCAATGCTGCCGGCGCTGTTCTTCGTGTTCCTGCAGCGCTGGAACGAGGGCCGCTTGCCTTATCAATACCAGGACGGCATCTTCGACCCGCAAGCCGCGCGCGCCATGCTGGCGGCGACCGACCCGGTCAAGGCCTACTGCGACGACGTCGTGCTGTGGGGCCAGCTGGCCGGCGACGAGCGCCTGCTGGCCCTGGTGCGCGAAGGCGTGGAGCGCGTCGGTCAATGGCTGGCGCAAGGAAACAAATAA
- the xylB gene encoding xylulokinase, protein MYLGIDLGTSEVKAVVIGADGALLALAGSALNVSRPHPRWSEQAPADWWQAACDTVAKLRAQLGDELFRDVRAVGLSGQMHGAVLLDRDEQVLRPAILWSDSRAAPECAELSRRAPRLHAIAGNLAMPGFTAPKLMWVARHEPELFARIATVLLPKDWLRLRMTGRKVSDPSDAAGTLWLDVEGRNWSDELLAASGMRRDQMPSLVDGSAPSGVLLPEVARAWGLDEDVIVAGGAGDGAASAVGIGAVNPGDGFLSLGTSGVLFVVNDRFRPNPASAIHAFCHTLPQRWHQMSVMLSAASCLRWFCRLCSVDEKSLLAEIEQLDDEQRANAPLFLPYLSGERTPHNDPYASGVFHGLSPEHQRAALGYAVLEGVAFGMVDGLDALRAAGTGVSQLSLVGGGARSPYWAQLLADALEVKIVTHVGSEAGGALGAARLAWLADGGSEAEVCRKPAPQALHEPDARRREVLRTRLQRYRDVYERFPPLHGEDG, encoded by the coding sequence ATGTATCTTGGGATCGACCTGGGTACGTCGGAAGTCAAGGCGGTAGTGATCGGCGCCGACGGCGCGCTGCTGGCGCTGGCCGGCAGCGCGCTGAACGTGTCGCGCCCGCATCCGCGCTGGTCGGAACAGGCCCCGGCCGATTGGTGGCAGGCCGCCTGCGACACCGTGGCCAAGCTGCGCGCGCAGCTGGGGGACGAACTTTTTCGCGACGTGCGCGCGGTCGGCCTGTCGGGCCAGATGCATGGCGCCGTGCTGCTGGACCGGGACGAGCAGGTGCTGCGCCCGGCCATCCTGTGGAGCGACTCGCGCGCGGCGCCCGAGTGCGCCGAGCTGAGCCGGCGCGCGCCGCGCCTGCACGCCATCGCCGGCAACCTGGCCATGCCCGGCTTCACCGCTCCCAAGCTGATGTGGGTGGCGCGCCATGAACCCGAATTGTTCGCCCGTATCGCCACCGTGCTGCTGCCCAAGGATTGGCTGCGCCTGCGCATGACCGGGCGCAAGGTCTCGGATCCCTCGGACGCGGCCGGCACGCTGTGGCTGGACGTGGAAGGGCGCAATTGGTCCGATGAGCTGCTGGCGGCCAGCGGCATGCGGCGCGACCAGATGCCCTCGCTGGTGGATGGCAGCGCGCCTTCGGGCGTCTTGCTGCCGGAGGTGGCGCGCGCCTGGGGCCTGGACGAGGACGTGATCGTGGCCGGCGGCGCCGGCGACGGCGCGGCCAGCGCAGTGGGCATCGGCGCGGTCAACCCGGGCGACGGCTTCCTCTCGCTGGGCACCTCGGGCGTGCTGTTCGTGGTCAACGACCGTTTCCGCCCCAACCCCGCCAGCGCCATCCACGCCTTCTGCCACACGCTGCCGCAGCGCTGGCACCAGATGAGCGTGATGCTGTCGGCGGCCAGCTGCCTGCGCTGGTTCTGCCGACTGTGTTCGGTGGATGAGAAGAGCCTGCTGGCCGAGATCGAGCAGCTGGACGACGAACAGCGGGCCAACGCGCCGCTGTTCCTGCCCTACCTGTCGGGCGAGCGCACGCCGCACAACGACCCCTACGCCTCGGGCGTGTTCCACGGCCTGTCGCCGGAACACCAGCGCGCCGCGCTCGGTTACGCGGTGCTGGAAGGCGTGGCCTTCGGCATGGTGGATGGCCTGGATGCGTTGCGCGCGGCCGGCACCGGCGTGAGCCAGCTGTCGCTGGTGGGCGGCGGCGCGCGCAGTCCCTACTGGGCGCAGTTGCTGGCCGATGCGCTGGAGGTGAAGATCGTCACCCATGTAGGCAGCGAGGCCGGTGGCGCGCTGGGCGCGGCGCGCCTGGCCTGGCTTGCCGACGGCGGCAGCGAAGCCGAGGTCTGCCGCAAGCCGGCGCCGCAGGCCTTGCATGAGCCCGACGCGCGCCGCCGCGAGGTGCTGCGCACCCGGCTGCAACGCTATCGCGATGTCTATGAGCGCTTTCCGCCCCTGCATGGAGAGGATGGCTGA